In Desulfovibrio aminophilus, the following proteins share a genomic window:
- a CDS encoding TrpB-like pyridoxal phosphate-dependent enzyme, whose protein sequence is MTEDRIILPISEMPRQWYNALPDLPTPLAPPLDPQTKQPVTPEQLSVIFPNALIEQEMSPKRLIEIPEPVLDIYRLFRPTPLKRARRLEQAIGTKCRIYYKDESVSPAGSHKTNTSVPQVYFNKIEGVKRLSTETGAGQWGTALSFACKMFGMTCTVYMVKVSYEMKPYRQILMRMYGGEVFPSPSDRTNSGRAMLAKDPGCKGSLGLAISEAVEDAATHEDTKYTLGSVLNHVLLHQSVVGQETQKQLEMAGEKPDYLVGCVGGGSNFGGFVLPFLPRKLQGEKITFVAAEPKACPTLTRGDYRYDYGDVARLTPLMKMHTLGHAFMPAPIHAGGLRYHGDAPIVCNLHADGLVDARAYYQNECFEAAKLFLATEGYLPAPETSHAIKAAIDLAKTAAPGSVIAFLYSGHGLLDLASYEAYLKGELTNFELPQADIDSALKDCPTI, encoded by the coding sequence GTGACCGAAGACCGCATCATCCTGCCCATAAGCGAGATGCCCCGGCAGTGGTACAACGCCCTGCCCGACCTGCCCACGCCCCTGGCCCCGCCGCTGGACCCGCAGACCAAGCAGCCCGTCACCCCGGAGCAGCTCTCGGTCATCTTCCCCAACGCGCTCATCGAGCAGGAGATGAGCCCCAAGCGGCTCATCGAGATTCCCGAGCCGGTGCTGGACATCTACCGCCTCTTCCGGCCCACGCCGCTCAAGCGCGCCCGTCGCCTGGAACAGGCCATCGGCACCAAGTGCCGCATCTACTACAAGGACGAGTCGGTCTCCCCGGCGGGCTCGCACAAGACGAACACCTCCGTGCCCCAGGTCTACTTCAACAAGATCGAGGGCGTGAAGCGGCTCTCCACCGAGACCGGCGCGGGCCAGTGGGGCACGGCCCTGTCCTTCGCCTGCAAGATGTTCGGCATGACCTGCACCGTGTACATGGTCAAGGTCAGCTACGAGATGAAGCCCTACCGCCAGATCCTCATGCGCATGTATGGCGGCGAGGTCTTCCCCTCGCCCTCGGACCGGACCAACTCGGGCCGGGCCATGCTGGCCAAGGACCCGGGCTGCAAGGGCAGCCTCGGCCTGGCCATCTCCGAGGCCGTGGAGGACGCGGCCACCCACGAGGACACAAAGTACACCCTGGGCAGCGTGCTGAACCACGTGCTCCTGCACCAGTCCGTGGTCGGCCAGGAGACCCAGAAGCAGTTGGAGATGGCCGGCGAGAAGCCGGACTATCTGGTGGGCTGCGTGGGCGGCGGCAGCAACTTCGGCGGCTTCGTCCTGCCCTTCCTGCCGCGCAAGCTCCAGGGCGAGAAGATCACCTTCGTGGCCGCCGAGCCCAAGGCCTGCCCCACGCTCACCCGCGGCGACTACCGCTACGACTACGGCGACGTGGCCCGGCTCACCCCGCTGATGAAGATGCACACCCTGGGCCACGCCTTCATGCCCGCGCCGATCCACGCGGGCGGTCTGCGCTACCACGGCGACGCGCCCATCGTCTGCAACCTGCACGCCGACGGACTGGTGGACGCCCGGGCATACTACCAGAACGAGTGCTTCGAGGCGGCCAAGCTCTTCCTGGCCACCGAGGGCTACCTGCCCGCGCCGGAGACCTCCCACGCCATCAAGGCGGCCATCGACCTGGCCAAGACCGCCGCGCCCGGCTCGGTCATCGCCTTCCTCTACTCCGGCCACGGCCTGCTGGACCTGGCCTCCTACGAGGCCTACCTCAAGGGCGAGCTGACCAACTTCGAACTGCCCCAGGCGGACATCGACAGCGCGCTCAAGGACTGCCCCACGATCTGA
- the nagZ gene encoding beta-N-acetylhexosaminidase: MRCLIVTMVLSCLLPFSAVPGWADSRPSLEQMAGQMLLVGFRGLELTGSEPIARDVAEGRVGGVVLFDYDVLLKQPGRNIKNSGQVRRLTAALRALAPLPLFVAVDQEGGRVQRFKARDGFADTPSATEMGSWNNPGRVRTSAEAMGDMLRDLGVNLDFAPCVDVNVNPKSPAIGALGRSFSSDPERVALNAEAFLRGLADAGVLACLKHFPGHGSAAADSHLGFTDVSVTWREAELTPYRLLLARDRVDMVMTAHVFNSRLDPDFPASLSRRITTGLLRGGLGFTGVIVTDDLQMRAVTEKYDLEATVRLALEAGADILLFGNNLAYDPELPARAQAAIVTLVRDGVVPESRVRESYERIMALKSKLHQQQ, from the coding sequence TTGCGCTGTCTGATTGTGACGATGGTCCTGTCGTGTCTGTTGCCGTTTTCGGCGGTTCCAGGCTGGGCCGATTCCCGGCCCAGCCTGGAGCAGATGGCCGGGCAGATGCTCCTGGTGGGCTTTCGCGGCCTGGAACTGACCGGGTCGGAGCCCATCGCCCGGGACGTGGCCGAGGGCCGCGTGGGCGGCGTCGTGCTTTTCGACTACGATGTACTGCTCAAGCAGCCGGGGCGCAACATCAAGAATTCCGGGCAGGTGCGGCGTCTCACGGCCGCGCTGCGGGCCCTGGCCCCGCTGCCGCTGTTCGTGGCCGTGGACCAGGAGGGCGGCCGGGTGCAGCGTTTCAAGGCCCGTGACGGTTTCGCGGACACGCCCTCGGCGACCGAGATGGGCTCCTGGAACAACCCGGGCCGGGTGCGGACCTCGGCCGAGGCGATGGGGGACATGCTCCGGGACCTGGGGGTGAACCTGGACTTCGCGCCCTGCGTGGACGTGAACGTGAACCCCAAGAGCCCGGCCATCGGCGCGCTGGGCCGGAGCTTCTCCAGCGACCCCGAGCGGGTGGCGCTCAACGCCGAGGCCTTTCTCCGGGGCCTGGCCGACGCCGGGGTGCTCGCCTGCCTGAAGCACTTCCCGGGCCACGGCAGCGCGGCGGCGGACAGTCACCTGGGCTTCACGGACGTAAGCGTCACCTGGCGCGAGGCCGAACTCACGCCCTACCGCCTCCTGCTGGCCCGCGACCGGGTGGACATGGTCATGACCGCCCACGTCTTCAATTCCCGCCTGGACCCGGATTTCCCGGCCAGCCTCTCGCGCCGGATCACCACCGGCTTGCTGCGCGGGGGCCTGGGCTTCACCGGGGTGATCGTCACCGACGACCTCCAGATGAGGGCGGTGACGGAGAAGTACGACCTGGAGGCCACGGTGCGGCTGGCCTTGGAGGCCGGGGCCGACATCCTGCTCTTCGGCAACAACCTGGCCTACGACCCGGAGCTTCCGGCCAGGGCCCAGGCGGCCATCGTCACGCTGGTCCGCGACGGAGTGGTCCCCGAGAGCCGGGTGCGCGAATCCTACGAGCGGATCATGGCCTTGAAGAGCAAGTTGCATCAGCAACAATAG
- a CDS encoding alkaline phosphatase: MKPSLSRAAVVLLTVLALCTVLAGPASAGDAPERKPKYVFLFIGDGMGLPQISAAQYYYAAKEGKAGESKLLMTGMPYQGITTTYSSESPITDSAAAGTAMACGVKTYNAGLGLDAQKKPYRSIAELAKAKGMKVGIVTSVSLDHATPAAFYAHQESRRSYHEIGHELAKSGFDYFAGGGFLDPEGKKSKAPQGNVVEAVKKAGYTVVDDRAGFEALGPKSGKVVAMNKRLPDEEAMPYAIDTKNPDVTLAEFTAKGIRLLDNSKGFFMMVEGGKIDWSCHANDAATTLADMMAFNAAIAEARTFAEAHPKDTLIVVTGDHETGGLTVGFAGTKYANYFTVLDGQKTSFQAFRDEVLAPLTASCGSKCRFEDVQPLITQHFGLKFAGDPKTDRLVLKDYEVAQLREAFQRTLAGEKEASKDEQGYLLYGGYDPLTVTVTHLLNQKAGLGWTTYSHTGVPVATAAQGPGGKLFAGYYDNTDIFKKLAAAMGLDAKPTLLAKN; this comes from the coding sequence ATGAAGCCTTCCTTGTCACGCGCGGCGGTCGTCCTGTTGACCGTCCTGGCCCTGTGCACCGTCCTGGCCGGTCCCGCCTCGGCCGGTGACGCCCCCGAACGCAAGCCCAAGTATGTCTTCCTCTTCATCGGCGACGGCATGGGCCTGCCGCAGATCAGCGCGGCCCAGTACTACTACGCCGCCAAGGAGGGCAAGGCGGGCGAAAGCAAACTGCTCATGACCGGCATGCCCTACCAGGGCATCACCACCACCTATTCCTCCGAATCGCCGATCACCGACTCGGCGGCCGCGGGCACGGCCATGGCCTGCGGGGTCAAGACCTACAACGCGGGCCTGGGCCTGGACGCCCAGAAGAAGCCCTACCGGAGCATCGCCGAGCTGGCCAAGGCCAAGGGCATGAAGGTCGGCATCGTGACCAGCGTGTCCCTGGACCACGCCACCCCGGCCGCCTTCTACGCCCACCAGGAGTCGCGCCGCTCCTACCACGAGATCGGCCACGAGCTGGCCAAGAGCGGCTTCGACTATTTCGCGGGCGGCGGCTTCCTGGACCCCGAGGGCAAGAAGTCCAAGGCCCCCCAAGGCAATGTCGTCGAGGCCGTGAAGAAGGCGGGCTACACCGTGGTCGATGACCGCGCGGGCTTCGAGGCCCTGGGGCCCAAGTCCGGCAAGGTCGTGGCCATGAACAAGCGCCTGCCCGACGAGGAGGCCATGCCCTACGCCATCGACACGAAGAACCCGGACGTGACCCTGGCCGAGTTCACGGCCAAGGGCATCCGGCTCCTGGACAACTCCAAGGGCTTCTTCATGATGGTCGAGGGCGGCAAGATCGACTGGTCCTGCCACGCCAACGACGCCGCCACCACCCTGGCCGACATGATGGCCTTCAACGCGGCCATCGCCGAGGCCCGGACATTCGCCGAGGCCCACCCCAAGGACACGCTCATCGTGGTCACCGGCGACCATGAAACCGGCGGCCTGACCGTGGGCTTCGCGGGCACCAAGTACGCCAACTACTTCACCGTGCTCGACGGCCAGAAGACCTCCTTCCAGGCCTTCAGGGACGAGGTGCTCGCCCCGCTCACGGCCTCCTGCGGGTCCAAGTGCCGCTTCGAGGACGTGCAGCCGCTCATCACCCAGCACTTCGGGCTCAAGTTCGCGGGCGATCCCAAGACCGACCGCCTCGTGCTCAAGGACTACGAGGTCGCCCAGCTGCGCGAGGCCTTCCAGCGCACCCTGGCGGGCGAGAAGGAGGCCTCCAAGGACGAGCAGGGCTACCTGCTCTACGGCGGCTACGACCCGCTCACCGTGACCGTGACCCACCTCCTGAACCAGAAGGCGGGCCTGGGCTGGACCACCTACTCCCACACCGGCGTGCCCGTGGCCACGGCGGCCCAGGGCCCCGGCGGCAAGCTCTTCGCCGGATACTACGACAACACCGACATCTTCAAGAAACTGGCCGCCGCCATGGGCCTCGACGCCAAGCCCACGCTCCTGGCCAAGAACTAG
- a CDS encoding YibE/F family protein, which translates to MPDRSRLRRDIWLSIVFLALTAALWFLPTGFEDRGDPTALRAKAEVLSVDDSRVLRFGVLKTGWQTLTMRLLEGPFQGQVVEGDNQLLGKLEMDKYFQPGDTALAVITTTPEGGISRVNPQDHYRLGVEALLFALFAGLLVLFAGFTGARALLSFLFTALAIWKLFIPAMLRGLDPVWIGLALTTAITAAVIFLVGGLSRKSLAAFLGALAGFLVTGATALLLAPSFHLNGAVKPFSETLLYTGFGHLDLTRIFLASICLAATGAVMDLAMDVAASQNEVLQKKPDLKFGEALRSGFAVGRAVTGTMTTTLLLAYSGGYMTLLMVFMAQGVPMANLFNLNYVAAEVFNTLVGSFGLVATAPFTALIGAAVFTRWRRGATPR; encoded by the coding sequence ATGCCCGACCGCTCCCGCCTGCGCCGCGACATCTGGCTCTCCATCGTGTTCCTCGCGCTCACCGCGGCGCTCTGGTTCCTGCCCACGGGCTTCGAGGACCGGGGCGACCCCACCGCCCTGCGGGCCAAGGCCGAGGTCCTGAGCGTGGACGACTCCCGCGTGCTGCGCTTCGGCGTGCTCAAGACCGGCTGGCAGACCCTGACCATGCGTCTGCTGGAGGGCCCGTTCCAGGGCCAGGTGGTGGAGGGCGACAACCAGCTCCTGGGCAAGCTGGAGATGGACAAGTATTTCCAGCCCGGGGACACGGCCCTGGCCGTGATCACCACCACGCCGGAAGGCGGGATATCCCGGGTCAATCCCCAGGACCACTACCGCCTGGGCGTGGAGGCGCTCCTGTTCGCGCTCTTCGCCGGGCTGCTCGTGCTCTTCGCCGGATTCACCGGGGCCCGGGCCCTGCTCTCGTTCCTGTTCACGGCCCTGGCCATCTGGAAGCTGTTCATCCCGGCCATGCTGCGGGGCCTGGACCCGGTCTGGATCGGGCTGGCCCTGACCACGGCCATCACGGCGGCGGTGATCTTCCTGGTGGGCGGGCTCTCGCGCAAGAGTCTGGCGGCCTTCCTGGGCGCCCTGGCGGGCTTCCTGGTCACCGGGGCCACGGCCCTGCTCCTGGCCCCGTCCTTCCATCTCAACGGCGCGGTGAAGCCCTTCTCCGAGACCCTGCTCTACACCGGCTTCGGCCACCTGGACCTGACCCGCATCTTCCTGGCCAGCATCTGCCTGGCCGCCACGGGCGCGGTCATGGACCTGGCCATGGACGTGGCCGCCTCGCAGAACGAGGTGCTGCAAAAGAAACCGGATTTGAAATTCGGGGAGGCGCTGCGCTCGGGCTTCGCCGTGGGCCGGGCCGTGACCGGAACCATGACCACCACGCTCCTGCTGGCCTATTCCGGGGGCTACATGACCCTGCTCATGGTCTTCATGGCCCAGGGCGTGCCCATGGCCAACCTGTTCAACCTGAACTACGTGGCGGCCGAGGTCTTCAACACCCTGGTGGGATCGTTCGGGCTGGTGGCAACCGCGCCCTTCACGGCCCTCATCGGCGCGGCGGTGTTCACGCGCTGGAGGCGGGGCGCTACTCCCCGATGA
- a CDS encoding secondary thiamine-phosphate synthase enzyme YjbQ, protein MKSHRQELWFNVPSRRGFLNITPEVEASLAESGIREGLCLVNAMHITASVFINDDESGLHHDYEVWLEKLAPHEPVGGYRHNVGEDNADAHMKRQIMGREVVVAVTDGRLDLGPWEQIFYGEFDGSRRKRVLIKIIGE, encoded by the coding sequence ATGAAGTCCCACCGCCAGGAACTCTGGTTCAACGTCCCGTCCCGGCGCGGCTTCCTGAACATCACGCCCGAGGTGGAGGCCAGCCTGGCCGAGAGCGGCATCCGCGAGGGCCTCTGCCTGGTGAACGCCATGCACATCACGGCCAGCGTGTTCATCAACGACGACGAGTCCGGCCTGCACCACGACTACGAGGTTTGGCTGGAGAAGCTCGCCCCGCACGAGCCCGTGGGCGGCTATCGCCACAACGTGGGCGAGGACAACGCCGACGCGCACATGAAGCGCCAGATCATGGGCCGCGAGGTGGTGGTGGCGGTCACGGACGGCCGCCTGGACCTGGGCCCCTGGGAGCAGATCTTCTACGGCGAGTTCGACGGCAGCCGGAGAAAGCGGGTGCTCATCAAGATCATCGGGGAGTAG
- a CDS encoding rhomboid family intramembrane serine protease, whose protein sequence is MPLPPRRPPNLLRRVFRPSWENLAALVRGADAPPLARDEARTWSLALESRRVPHRVRSLGRAWLVEVPVWHAERAEREIRQYINENPRPAEPPPPPPPRPRADDLPTWLAMAALLAFHALVTSRLPELGFFRLFCFDMGPARAALILGGQWWRAATALTLHADAGHAFSNAVIGGIFIALACRELGNGIGWFLILAGGVLGNICNALIQPPEHASIGFSTAVFAAAAILSGLRAARGGLEFRGFVAPVAAGLGILAMLGSAGEHTDLGAHLMGFAVGLVLGLAAGVLGRAVEPPAWLRRTMELAALALLPAAWAWAWFWFNA, encoded by the coding sequence ATGCCCCTGCCGCCGCGCCGACCGCCCAACCTCCTGCGCCGGGTCTTCCGGCCCTCCTGGGAGAATCTGGCCGCCCTGGTGCGCGGCGCGGACGCGCCGCCCCTTGCGCGGGACGAGGCCCGGACCTGGTCCCTGGCCCTGGAGTCCCGACGGGTGCCCCACCGGGTGCGCAGCCTGGGCCGGGCCTGGCTGGTGGAGGTCCCCGTCTGGCACGCCGAACGCGCCGAGCGGGAAATCCGCCAGTACATCAACGAGAACCCGCGCCCGGCGGAGCCGCCCCCGCCGCCTCCGCCCCGGCCGCGCGCCGACGACCTGCCCACCTGGCTGGCCATGGCGGCCCTGCTGGCCTTTCACGCCCTGGTCACCAGCCGCCTGCCGGAACTCGGGTTCTTCCGCCTGTTCTGCTTCGACATGGGCCCCGCCCGCGCGGCCCTCATCCTGGGCGGCCAGTGGTGGCGCGCGGCCACGGCCCTGACCCTGCACGCCGACGCGGGCCATGCGTTTTCCAACGCGGTCATCGGCGGCATCTTCATCGCGCTCGCCTGCCGGGAGCTGGGCAACGGGATCGGCTGGTTCCTCATCCTGGCCGGGGGCGTGCTGGGCAACATCTGCAACGCCCTGATCCAGCCCCCGGAGCACGCCTCCATCGGCTTCTCCACGGCCGTGTTCGCGGCCGCCGCGATCCTCTCCGGCCTGCGCGCGGCGCGCGGCGGCCTGGAGTTCCGGGGCTTCGTGGCGCCCGTGGCCGCCGGGCTCGGCATCCTGGCCATGCTCGGCTCGGCCGGGGAGCACACGGACCTGGGCGCGCACCTCATGGGTTTCGCCGTTGGACTCGTCCTGGGGCTGGCGGCCGGGGTCCTCGGCCGGGCGGTGGAGCCGCCCGCCTGGCTGCGGCGGACGATGGAGCTGGCGGCCCTGGCGCTCCTTCCGGCGGCCTGGGCCTGGGCCTGGTTCTGGTTCAACGCCTGA
- a CDS encoding SemiSWEET family sugar transporter: MDQTWIEAVGLAAGALTTLSFLPQVLRTWRTRAVRDLSLRMYLALTAGVFLWLVYGLLKGSLSIILANGVTFVLALSILVMKIRYRGE, translated from the coding sequence ATGGACCAGACATGGATCGAGGCCGTCGGACTGGCCGCCGGGGCGCTGACCACCCTGTCCTTTCTGCCCCAGGTGCTCAGGACCTGGCGCACCCGCGCCGTGCGCGACCTCTCCCTGCGCATGTACCTGGCCCTGACCGCCGGCGTCTTCCTCTGGCTGGTCTACGGCCTGCTCAAGGGCTCTCTTTCGATCATCCTGGCCAACGGCGTGACCTTCGTCCTGGCCCTGTCCATCCTCGTCATGAAGATCCGCTACCGGGGCGAGTAG
- a CDS encoding metal ABC transporter solute-binding protein, Zn/Mn family yields the protein MPLRFPTILALLLVLLPAAAGAAPLRLTAGVAPLAWLVREVAGERSEVRSLLPERACETWRPGPEDIRRAASSDLVFLLGAEYERPWREALLREKPGLRLVDMAEGLAELGGSEGADIRARGLFGIWLDPKQAKALARNAAKALRTADPAGAGTYDRNLAALEERLDRLDARLAELFAPAGTRRLFISGRPDWTWLAAAYGLEELAVSGFGAEPDAARKREVWLEAKRRGVRQVIDRPRCGSKAARTLALTLKTEVFPADPLDGDYENNLLRAARRIRAALR from the coding sequence TTGCCGCTCCGGTTCCCGACAATCCTCGCCCTCCTGCTCGTCCTGCTCCCCGCCGCTGCGGGGGCCGCGCCCCTGCGCCTCACGGCCGGGGTCGCTCCGCTGGCCTGGCTGGTCCGGGAAGTGGCCGGTGAGCGGTCCGAGGTGCGGAGCCTGTTGCCCGAGCGAGCCTGCGAGACGTGGCGGCCCGGGCCCGAGGACATCCGGCGGGCCGCGTCCTCCGATCTGGTCTTTCTCCTCGGAGCGGAGTACGAACGCCCCTGGCGCGAGGCGCTCCTGCGCGAGAAGCCGGGCCTGCGGCTGGTGGACATGGCCGAGGGCCTGGCCGAGCTCGGCGGTTCCGAGGGGGCGGACATCCGCGCCCGGGGCCTGTTCGGGATCTGGCTGGACCCGAAACAGGCCAAGGCGCTGGCGCGCAACGCGGCCAAGGCCTTGCGGACGGCCGACCCGGCCGGAGCCGGGACCTACGACCGCAACCTGGCGGCCCTGGAGGAACGCCTGGACCGCCTGGACGCCAGGCTCGCGGAGCTGTTCGCTCCGGCGGGAACCAGGCGGCTCTTCATCAGCGGACGGCCGGACTGGACCTGGCTGGCGGCGGCATATGGCCTGGAGGAGCTGGCCGTGAGCGGATTCGGCGCAGAGCCGGACGCGGCCCGGAAGCGGGAGGTCTGGCTTGAGGCCAAGCGGCGCGGGGTGCGGCAGGTGATCGACCGTCCGCGCTGCGGCTCCAAGGCGGCCCGGACCCTGGCCCTGACCCTCAAGACCGAGGTCTTTCCGGCCGATCCCCTGGACGGGGACTATGAAAACAATCTTCTGCGCGCGGCCCGCCGCATCCGGGCGGCCCTGCGCTGA
- a CDS encoding metal ABC transporter ATP-binding protein: protein MKTIFCARPAASGRPCAEGEVDVTAIELRGVSFSYDGSPVLENVDLSVPEGDFLVVLGPNGGGKSTLLKLVLGLLTPTSGSISVLGLPPGQAGARIGYLPQHTQISRAFPITVLDAVTLGLVRPGLTGVRGLLPRREDRGRALLALERVGLADQAGRQISALSGGQKQRALIARALVDEPSLLLLDEPTASVDPRARDDLFRLLVQLNRDMTIAMVSHDVSVLARGVKSVACVNRALHSHAAPALTPEMLRMTYGGDEAAGCPVDLVTHGCAGRCTLGGIPIKEDS, encoded by the coding sequence ATGAAAACAATCTTCTGCGCGCGGCCCGCCGCATCCGGGCGGCCCTGCGCTGAGGGCGAGGTGGACGTGACCGCCATCGAACTGCGCGGCGTCTCTTTTTCCTACGACGGCTCTCCGGTGCTGGAGAACGTCGACCTGAGCGTGCCCGAGGGCGACTTCCTCGTGGTCCTCGGGCCCAACGGAGGGGGCAAGTCCACCCTGCTCAAGCTCGTGCTCGGCCTGCTGACGCCCACCTCGGGCTCCATCAGCGTCCTGGGCCTGCCCCCGGGCCAGGCCGGCGCGCGCATCGGCTACCTGCCGCAGCACACCCAGATTTCCCGCGCCTTCCCGATCACGGTGCTGGACGCCGTGACCCTGGGGCTCGTGCGGCCGGGCCTGACCGGCGTGCGCGGCCTGCTGCCGCGCCGCGAGGACCGCGGCCGGGCCCTCCTGGCCCTGGAACGGGTGGGGCTCGCGGACCAGGCCGGTCGGCAGATCTCCGCGCTCTCCGGCGGGCAAAAGCAGCGGGCGCTCATCGCCCGGGCCCTGGTGGACGAGCCCAGCCTCCTGCTCCTGGACGAGCCCACGGCCAGCGTGGACCCCCGCGCCCGCGACGACCTGTTCCGCCTTCTGGTCCAGCTGAACCGCGACATGACCATCGCGATGGTCAGCCACGACGTGTCCGTGCTCGCGCGCGGGGTCAAGTCCGTGGCCTGCGTGAACCGCGCCCTGCACTCGCACGCCGCTCCGGCCCTGACCCCGGAGATGCTCCGCATGACCTACGGCGGCGACGAGGCGGCGGGCTGCCCCGTGGACCTCGTGACCCACGGCTGCGCCGGCCGCTGCACCCTGGGCGGCATCCCCATCAAGGAGGATTCATGA
- a CDS encoding VOC family protein, translating into MSVRYKAPAVFVPDMAAARAFYEGVLGQTVVMDLGVYMVFAGEFSLWQKDAAREMIFGKAGTAFSFEPGGLELYFECPEPEAALERVRAASAPLVHGMVEQPWGQRCFRVLDPCGHLVEVAEPMFVVVRRALAEGSEQEASRKTMMPLEYVQAVARGEITE; encoded by the coding sequence ATGAGCGTCCGCTACAAGGCCCCCGCCGTCTTCGTCCCCGACATGGCCGCCGCCCGCGCGTTTTACGAGGGCGTGCTCGGGCAGACCGTGGTCATGGACCTCGGCGTGTACATGGTCTTCGCCGGAGAGTTCAGCCTCTGGCAGAAGGACGCGGCCCGGGAGATGATCTTCGGCAAGGCCGGCACGGCCTTCTCCTTCGAGCCGGGCGGACTGGAGCTGTACTTCGAATGCCCGGAGCCGGAGGCCGCGCTGGAGCGCGTGCGCGCCGCCTCCGCGCCCCTGGTCCACGGGATGGTGGAGCAGCCCTGGGGCCAGCGCTGCTTCCGCGTCCTGGACCCCTGCGGCCATCTCGTGGAGGTGGCCGAGCCCATGTTCGTGGTGGTGCGCCGGGCCCTGGCCGAGGGCAGCGAGCAGGAGGCGTCCCGAAAGACCATGATGCCCCTGGAATACGTCCAGGCCGTGGCCCGGGGCGAAATCACCGAATGA
- a CDS encoding metal ABC transporter permease, with protein sequence MVEALQFEFMRNALLAGLLASCICGVIGTLVVVNRIVFLSGGIAHAAYGGVGLALFLGLPVLPLTAAFALLCSLIMAAVTLKARERADTVIGVLWASGMALGIILVDLTPGYKADLMSYLFGSILAVPRQDLWLMAALAAVVMATVLSCYRGFLALSFDEEFARARGLPVAALHVLLLALTALCVVMIIRVVGLILVIALLTIPPFIAERRARSLGAMMAISGLLSAVFCVTGLALAYSLDITSGAAIIAVAALAFFLSTLLPSARSGGRA encoded by the coding sequence ATGGTCGAGGCCCTGCAATTCGAGTTCATGCGCAACGCCCTGCTGGCCGGGCTGCTGGCCAGCTGCATCTGCGGCGTCATCGGCACCCTCGTGGTGGTCAACCGCATCGTCTTCCTCTCCGGGGGCATCGCCCACGCGGCTTACGGCGGCGTGGGCCTGGCCCTGTTCCTCGGCCTGCCCGTGCTGCCCCTGACCGCGGCCTTCGCCCTGCTCTGCTCCCTGATCATGGCCGCGGTCACGCTCAAGGCCAGGGAACGCGCGGACACGGTCATCGGCGTGCTCTGGGCCTCGGGCATGGCCCTGGGCATCATCCTCGTTGACCTGACCCCGGGCTACAAGGCCGACCTCATGAGCTACCTCTTCGGCAGCATCCTGGCCGTGCCGCGCCAGGACCTCTGGCTCATGGCCGCCCTGGCCGCCGTGGTCATGGCCACGGTGCTCTCCTGCTACCGGGGCTTCCTGGCCCTGTCCTTCGACGAGGAATTCGCCCGCGCCCGAGGCCTGCCCGTGGCCGCCCTGCACGTGCTCCTGCTGGCCCTCACGGCGCTCTGCGTGGTCATGATCATCCGGGTGGTGGGCCTCATCCTGGTCATCGCCCTGCTGACCATCCCGCCGTTCATCGCCGAGCGCCGGGCCCGATCCCTGGGCGCCATGATGGCCATCTCCGGCCTGTTGAGCGCCGTGTTCTGCGTCACGGGGCTGGCCCTGGCCTACTCCCTGGACATCACCTCCGGCGCGGCGATCATCGCCGTGGCGGCCCTGGCCTTCTTCCTCTCCACCCTGCTGCCGTCGGCCCGCTCCGGCGGACGCGCCTGA
- a CDS encoding response regulator, with protein sequence MSRPRVLIVEDNAVNREFLLAVLGRHGDCEAAITGEEALDLFQAALRDGPRFDLVFMDVLLPGMDGLQTLERVRELERRAGIPDGEGARVIVATALDDDQHAARAFFQGRAVSYITKPLSVDSIRNELRGFGFLY encoded by the coding sequence GTGTCCCGCCCGCGCGTGCTCATCGTGGAGGACAACGCGGTGAACCGCGAGTTCCTCCTGGCCGTGCTCGGCCGCCACGGCGACTGCGAGGCCGCGATCACCGGCGAGGAGGCCCTGGATCTGTTCCAGGCCGCCCTCCGGGACGGGCCGCGCTTCGACCTCGTGTTCATGGACGTGCTGCTGCCGGGAATGGACGGACTGCAGACCCTGGAGCGGGTCCGCGAACTGGAGCGGCGCGCCGGGATTCCCGATGGCGAGGGGGCCCGGGTCATCGTGGCCACGGCCCTGGACGACGACCAGCACGCGGCGCGGGCCTTTTTCCAGGGTCGGGCCGTGTCCTACATCACCAAGCCGCTGTCCGTGGACTCGATCCGCAACGAGCTGCGGGGCTTCGGCTTCCTGTATTGA